A single genomic interval of Prunus dulcis chromosome 5, ALMONDv2, whole genome shotgun sequence harbors:
- the LOC117628187 gene encoding putative RING-H2 finger protein ATL21A, protein MHAFTFFILFFTSIFLETQASDENCATMCTHGTPHIQFPFHVRGQPEHGGDPIYELDCNNATKTTTIHFPSYGDLVVKSISYDMKRLDLLDPKSCVHEVFLNLNLSLTPFQYYYVVKEHSYLNCSVRLSPSFSEIPCLSGSDYHVYTVPPSLAVPNSCKVVKTVLIPFGYSPYLSDNSFGLGLTWGSVGDGQQETECFTMAHVKVVCIAIFIFAAAALRKLKIYQSKKLQHLIEGKDQVQVEKLLGDYKPLKLETCCNSDLKQGNSQGETVLDIRIMKQHKMQAM, encoded by the exons ATGCATGCCTTCACCTTCTTCATCCTCTTCTTCACTTCCATCTTTCTTGAAACACAAGCAAGCGATGAAAACTGCGCAACTATGTGCACTCATGGGACTCCCCATATTCAGTTTCCTTTCCATGTAAGAGGGCAGCCCGAACACGGCGGTGACCCTATTTATGAGCTTGACTGCAACAACGCCACCAAAACTACCACAATCCACTTCCCGTCTTACGGCGACTTGGTCGTCAAATCCATCTCTTATGACATGAAAAGGCTTGATCTTCTCGACCCCAAGAGTTGTGTCCATGAAGTCTTTCTTAACCTCAATCTCTCCCTCACCCCATTTCAATACTACTATGTTGTGAAGGAGCACTCATATCTCAACTGTTCAGTTAGGCTTTCGCCTTCTTTCTCCGAAATCCCCTGTTTAAGTGGCTCCGACTATCATGTTTACACCGTTCCCCCTTCTTTGGCTGTCCCAAATTCTTGCAAGGTTGTGAAAACAGTTCTTATTCCTTTCGGGTATAGTCCTTATCTATCTGACAATAGTTTTGGTCTTGGATTAACTTGGGGCTCAGTTGGGGATGGACAACAAGAAACAGAATGCTTCACCATGGCACATGTGAAAG TGGTATGTATTGCCATCTTCATTTTCGCTGCTGCGGCActgagaaaattaaaaatttatcagTCCAAAAAGCTACAACATTTGATTGAAGGGAAGGATCAAGTTCAGGTTGAGAAGTTATTGGGAGATTATAAACCCCTTAAACTTGAAACATGCTGCAATTCCGACCTCAAGCAAGGAAACAGTCAGGGTGAAACAGTTTTGGACATTAGAATCATGAAGCAACACAAAATGCAAGCTAtgtaa